AAGTAAGGTTAAAACCTTATGGTCGGACCAACCTTATGTGTGCCTGAAGACTTAGATGTTCGAATGTATATGTGGGGTTTAGtcagtttcagactttcaggTACTCGATCTGATCCCTCGGCGATACTGACTGAACCTTGACTTAATCCGACGCGTCGTTCTCATCATATCCCATCGCATCACAGTCACACCCAAGCCTGCCTTATCCACAGCGCCACCGCCAATCACCGCCCGCCAAGTGTACACCCATCCACCGCCGGCCACAGCGCCAGTCCCCAAACCCCTCGGCCACACGAGATCCCGACCAATCCCTCCCGTGCAAAACCCTAACTCCTAGAGCCCGACCGCCCGATCCAAACACCACACATCCCCAGGCAGCAGCGACCCCAAACGGAATCACCCTCACCGACTAGTGGGCCCAGAACTGGGCTCCTCCCACGTGTCAGTGAGGCACTGGTGGGTTCGCCCGTGTTGACCTGACCCCGCCACCGTCCCTGCGCGAGCGGACAGTGGCCAGGTGGAGAGCGGGATAGGGatccgcggcggccggcccaaACCAGCGGGCCGTCGGAAACGGGCAGGCCCACCCGCGAACTGCCTCCATGACATGTGGGCTCGCGGCCGGAGCGCAGGCGTGTCGGGCGCGTGCGGTGACGTGTCCCCGGGGCAAAGCCATGCCCCacgcacgccgcgccgcccggcctgtATATATCCACACCACccctcgcctccctctccctatCCTCCCGATCCTCCTCTCTctagaaaacaaaacaaaaccggCAGCAGGAGtggggagagagaaaggaagaaaaaaaattatccatCATCACTTCGTAGTCCCGCACACAAATCTCGCGCACGCACGGGGCTgtgggggcggcgccggctcgATCCGCGGCCGAAACCCTAGGTACGGAAACCCTCCTTCCCCTCGCTCGAATCACAGCCCTCCCCCCATTCCGGCTCCGCTGACGCGTTTGGTTTGCTCCTTCCTCCCTGTTGCAGGTGgtggcgggtggtggtggtggtggtggaggaggaggatcggGAGGGGATGGCGTCGCCGAAGAAGGACGGGGGGTTCCTGACACAGGACCAGCGGGAGAAGCTGCGGATCGCGGTGCAGAACGCGGAGACGCTCTCGCTCGCCTCCCCGCGCTCGCCCACGGGGGGCTCCACCTCCGCGCTGCTGCAGCAGTACGAGCTGCAGATGCTGGAGCAgaagcgcgccgccgccgccgccgcggtggccgcgggtaggggcgggggcgggggaggagggggaggcggaggcggaggcgggggaccGAGGCACGTGCGCCGCTCGCATTCCGGGAAGACCATCAAGGTGAAGAAAGGtgaggtgctgctgctgctggctgctgctggttgtgTGACCAGCCGCGCCTCGATCTGTTCCTGCTATGTTTAGTCGGTTGCTTGCTTCCCTGTTGTTTCTGAGGTGGCTCCAGTGCTTCCCGTGCTTGATTATTTAGGATAGGGTAGGATATGATGATGTGGCATGTGTGCTGGCCGCTGGGCTGCTCTTATTAATTGCTACTGCTTTTGTTTGTGTTGGTTAGAGTGTAATGCCATTTTGGGGGTTCATAGTATCCTGTTTACCAGAGTGCTAGGGATGTAGTAGGTTCAGCAGCTCAGTTCATAATCATATAGCTCTCCTTGTTTAGTAGCAATCCTCTTTGCTGGGATGATCCCCTTTTGCCTATCTTTCTAGGCTGCTATTGTTTTGCTAGTTTGTGGCTCATGAAGTTAGGGCATAGCGGTGGGCTCTTGTATTGACTATTGAGACTGCATATTTTGGTTTGGAGATGATAGTTCCTGTTATCCTGTAGAAATGTAGTGTTGATGAAATTTGATCTGAAGGAATACGGATGCTTACCTTACTGTTTTCCATCTGCCAGTTTGAGTTTATTCTACTAGGTGGGTTAAGTTTAGGAGCCCTTTGTTTGCAATATTACGTGTATCTGCATGATCGCTACATGGACAGTTAGCCTTGCATGCATGGTGCGAATTGGTGGTTCCATGTGCTTTTCCACTGCTGGTCTCAGCAGCCAATAGGGGATTAGCTGGTGGTTGACACAGCAACGATTTAGTTGGATCGCGACATTTGTAGGTTTGGCTGTGTAGTAATTTCTGTTAAAAGTTCGGTAATCTTAGTTACCTACCTGTTCTGTCTACATTCGCCACACTTTTAGCCATTTTTTCGCCACCGTACTCTTTTGCTGTATATGTGTGTAACAGCACAAGCTGTTCTTAGATCAATATATGGTAATGTAAAGTTGACATAGCACGTTTTGCACTTGGTTATCATAACCAGCTTTCAGTTAACTGAACCACCGGATTTTCCTCTGTGCGAGTATGATGTGAACCATCTACAAGCCAGCTGCTAATCCAAGAGAACACTTGAAGTATCTCCAATGTGCGCCATGTTGGTGTATGTGGTTGTTATTTTATTAAATACAGCTTCTCGATTTACTAATTATTAATTATCAGTCGCCTACCAACCTTTTTGGTAAATTGTGACCTGCACTCCTAATTGGGGTTCACTAGAGCACCCTTTGTGTTCAAACTTGTTCATTCAGAATTTTCTGTTCCTTTATGCTGACAATTTTAGACTGATAATATTTGGACATTGTCTATACATATGTGTGCACAACCTGCATGTTGGAAAGTGGGAACATGTGCTTCTATTGCACTTCTTTTTATGGCCAATTCTTGTAGTCACTGATCACAGTATCGCATGGCTTTGTAATCGCTGGATCCTTGATGCTGCCAACTATATGTGCACGTCAATACACGGTCTGCATTGCTGTTATGGCCTTGCTAAATCAActgtttcccttttttttggTTTGGAAAGTAAGATTGTGAGGTTATCTTTGGCATTCAGTCATTGGTTCCTTCATTTGTTTTGTATTCACCTTGGTGTGTTAGGGATTTTAGAAGCATGTTTGCTTCCAGGTCTACCCTGAATGCATATGGTTAGATCTCTTACATGAAAGCAGTATATTTATTGACATAGTTTGCTGTTATAAAATACCAGTTGTCAGGGATACTTGGAGATTCATGTTCATTGACTTTATTCTGCTTGTTGCAGCCCTTGCACCCTAAGAAACAAGAAAGGATCTATTACGTGTTAGATCTAGTTTATCAGGTTAGGGATGATCAAGTGTTATGCAGCCTAGGTGTAGCCTTCATAACATGTTGCCTACTATCTTTACATAACAGTTGATTGCCATGTGTGTTGCACAAAGATGTGAAATGCAGATATGCAATCATAAGTTTGACTCTACTACTGTGAAAACGCATGTGCCTTCTGATTCCGATGCATGATATGGAGTGTCAGTTGCCTAGTCCTTGGGAGTTTTTTATGCATAAAATTGGTGACTAACCATCTATGATCTAAATGCAAACACATAGTTGGGCCCTATGTAGTTACATTAGTTCTAGTAAATACATTGAGTTATACCTAAGATTAGTACCACCATGTTTCTATTTCTTCCAAGATAGAAAAATGCTGAAATATCTCTATTTTCCACTGTATTCAAATATCTGACTTGCTGAGCATTCTGTTGCAGATGGTGCTGGTGGCAAAGGGACTTGGGGCAAACTTATTGATACTGATGCAGAAGCCTGCCTTGACCGAAATGACCCAAACTATGACAGTGGCGAGGTAATAACTGTTGGTCTTCACCCATTTACCCCTACGATTTGTTCTTTCGCGCTGCCACAGAAAATTGTGTATCACATGTtcaatctttaaaaaaaagggtCACCCATTTACCCCTGCCATTTGTTCTTTCGCGCTGCCACAGATCCTTAAAAAAAAGGAGATCACCTTGTACTTTGCTCAGTCTATGTAGTTAGTATCCATACATGTACATTCATGTTtatcctccttttttttttgctactcAGGAGCCATATGAGTTAGTTGAAGCCCCTGTTACAACCCCACTAGAAGTCTACAAGAAATCTGTTGTCCCAATAATTGAGGAATATTTCAGCAATGGTGATGTCAAATTGGCTGCTTCTGATCTTAAAGAGTTGGGTTATGATGACTTCCACCGTTACTTTGTCAAGAAGCTTGTTTCCATGGCAATGGACAGGCATGACAAGGAGAAAGAGATGGCGTCTGTGCTGCTATCATCTCTTTATGGCAATGTGATCAGTTCAACTCAAATCAGACTGGGCTTTGTGCTGCTGTTAGAGGctgttgatgatttggctgTTGACATACCTGATGTGGTTGATGTGCTCGCGCTTTTCATTGCACGTGCAGTTGTTGATGACATTTTGCCACCTGCTTTCCTCAGCAAGGCAAAAGTGACTCTCTCAGAGTCCTCAAAGGGTTTGCAGGTTGTACAAATTGCAGAGAAGAGCTACCTTTCAGCACCTCACCATGCAGAGTTGATTGAGCGACGATGGGGTGGTTCAACTCACATCACAGTAGAAGAGGTGAAGAAGAGGATTGCTGATCTTCTAAAGGAATACATCAGAAATGGTGATACAGCTGAGGCATGTAGGTGCATTAGAGAGTTGGCAGTGCCATTTTTTCATCACGAGGTGGTGAAGCGAGCTCTTACGCTTGGAATGGAGAGCCCAGCTGCTGAAGCTCTTATTGTCAAGCTTCTGAAGGAAGCATCTGAAGAATGTCTGATAAGCTCTAGTCAGATGATGAAAGGATTCTCTCGTGTTGCTGAGAGTCTTGATGATCTCATTCTTGATATCCCATCTGCAAAATCTGAATTTCAGCTGTTGGTATCAAAAGCAACATCTGAGGGATGGCTAGATTCTTCGTATATGAGTTCAGGTGCCAACGGAAGTGTTGAAGATGATGAACATGAGAAGCTGGCAAGGTACAAGAGGGAGGCTGTATCTATAGTTCACGAGTACTTCCTTTCTGATGATACAGCAGAGGTTATCCGTAGCCTCAAAGAGCTTGGTTATCCAGAATATAACCCAATTTTCATCAAGAAGCTCATAACAATTGCTTTGGACCGCAAGAACAGAGAGAAAGAGATGGCGTCGGTTCTTCTATCCTCATTGAGCATGGAGCTATTCTCTACTGAAGACATCGTCAAGGGATTCATAATGCTCCTTGAATCTGCAGAGGACACCGCACTGGATATATTGGATGCCTCAGACGAGCTGGGACTGTTCCTAGCCAGAGCTGTGATTGATGATGTTCTCGCGCCTCTAAACTTAGATGAGATCAGCAGCAAGCTTCCACCAAACTGCAGCGGGGCTGAAACGTTGAACATGGCACGCTCACTTGCATCAGCCCGCCATGCAGGTGAGAGGCTTCTCAGATGCTGGGGTGGTGGAACTGGATGGGCTGTGGAGGATGCCAAGGACAAGATAACAAAGCTCCTGGAGGAATACGAGAGTGGAGGCGATGTAGGGGAAGCATGCAACTGCATCCGCGAGCTGGGAATGTCTTTCTTCAACCATGAAGTTGTCAAGAAGGCTCTCGTGATGGCGATGGAGAAGAAGAATGAGAGGACCCTGAGCCTGTTGCAGGAGTGCTTCGGTGAAGGCATCATAACCATCAACCAGATGACCAAGGGGTTCTCAAGGGTCAGGGACGGGCTGGACGACCTGGCTCTCGACATTCCTGATGCCAGGGAGAAGTTCCTCTCCTACGTGGAGCGTGCCAAGAAGAGCGGATGGCTCCTGCCCTCGTTCGGCATTGCGGCTGTGGCTTGAACAGCTGGTTGGAGAAGTATGAAGCTGAAGCAGAAGGCAGGGCGCAGGCCGTAGCGTCTCGCAACTGTGACCCAGTTCCCTTGCGTTTCTGTCCGTGTGTCGTTGCGCTTGTGCGTAGGTAGAGGAGCGAGCCCCTCCTGgttgcggtggtggtggcttgTGTGTCTAGGTGTCGCATCTGACATATGCTCATGCTGTTCTTGTTTCATTCCATTTTAACTCTCCATAGAACCTTTTTTTACATCAAGTGAAAACAAAGAGAAAAGACCGTGTTTGTAAAAATTTTACCGTGCTCCTCCTGCACCAGCGTTACCGTTTCACTGTGATTGTTCCTCAACTCGGTCATTTGCAGGTGAGGCGAGGTCGCCTGTGGGATGAGGCGTACCGAATTTCGCTACGTGATAGGGTGAGTGGTGGTTGTGATTGTGAATTTGGGATTGTCGGCTGGTGGAAATTTTGTGGCGTGGTGAATCCCTGAACGGTCATGCCACCTAGCCTTGGCACACTGGCATGGACTCGAGATTTGAGTCCAAAATGAGATATTGCGAGCTTTGCTTTTATTTGATTTCAACTTCTATCTAGTCCAGAAGCTCAGAATTTTGAAGGTTTTTgccaaagaaaaagagaagaattcaaTGCCAAGACACGCGTTGATTCCTGCAAAATTCCTATTTTTCCATAAGCGCACCAAGAATCGCCGTCACATCAGAGGACATAGGTGACAAATTCAGCGAAgggcacttttttttttactgcatGTGCAGATCTGCTGCTCCCTTTATTTGGATCATGACTCACGAACACTCATCAACGATTTAGGGGGCAAAGGTCACGAAAGTGTGCCATCCAACGGAAAACTATAAATACAATAACAATGCTACCAGGAAAGTTAAAATATCCGACTATAAATATTGCTATGTTAGCGAAGCACATGTACTGTGTCTGACCAATGTCTCATCACAGGCAACCTACAGTCAAACCGATGAACACATTCATCGGCGATTCTGCAGTTAACAGATTCACATGCTCCCATCTAACTCTGAACTGATTCGACCTCCACAGCCAAACCAGAAAACATAGCAGCAGGGGCTAAAGAGAATAGACAACCTTGATGTCAGGTTCAGCCAATTGGCAATCAGAATTCGGAATTACCAGCCTTGCTTTTACCACCTCTCTCCAGATTGAACTGCAGAGGCTGCAGTCCTGACTGGCCCATACTACTACCCTGCTTCAGCCTTCGTTTTGCTCTCCGGTCTGATCTTGCAGAAACAGCAGCTGAACAGCGAGGCTCGGCGTTTCTCACGCGTCTGGGACTTCCGACGGGGAGCGCAAGCACCGCAGGGTAGAAGGTTCGAGAAGCAGCCTCGACGAACCCTACCTTCATCAACCTTTAAGGTGTCTCCTCCAGCTTTCTTGGGAGCGTTTCCTGGTGTGGACACTGCAGGGACGACAGAGATCTTCTGGTAGCTCAAGATCCTCGACTCGGTATCCACTGCGTCGCCATCTGCAGTGCCATGGAGGCACCCCAGAATGTGTGACGGCTTCTCCTTTGCTTGCCCCGCGAGTGGCGAAGGGCAGTCTCTTCGGGATGAAGCGACAGTCTTGCAGTTTGTAGCGACTGGGTCCTGTGTCTCGCGGTCTTCTCTGGATTGCATGACCAGGCTCACAGAAGAGTCCTTGGATCCCATTCTGTTGCTGGAGATGGGCGAAAGGTTGATCCGGATGTCAACATTGCACCTTAGCAAATTCTGTAGAGATGCGCAAAGTGGCTTCCAGAAGGTC
The genomic region above belongs to Setaria italica strain Yugu1 chromosome VI, Setaria_italica_v2.0, whole genome shotgun sequence and contains:
- the LOC101773560 gene encoding uncharacterized protein LOC101773560; translation: MASPKKDGGFLTQDQREKLRIAVQNAETLSLASPRSPTGGSTSALLQQYELQMLEQKRAAAAAAVAAGRGGGGGGGGGGGGGGGPRHVRRSHSGKTIKVKKDGAGGKGTWGKLIDTDAEACLDRNDPNYDSGEEPYELVEAPVTTPLEVYKKSVVPIIEEYFSNGDVKLAASDLKELGYDDFHRYFVKKLVSMAMDRHDKEKEMASVLLSSLYGNVISSTQIRLGFVLLLEAVDDLAVDIPDVVDVLALFIARAVVDDILPPAFLSKAKVTLSESSKGLQVVQIAEKSYLSAPHHAELIERRWGGSTHITVEEVKKRIADLLKEYIRNGDTAEACRCIRELAVPFFHHEVVKRALTLGMESPAAEALIVKLLKEASEECLISSSQMMKGFSRVAESLDDLILDIPSAKSEFQLLVSKATSEGWLDSSYMSSGANGSVEDDEHEKLARYKREAVSIVHEYFLSDDTAEVIRSLKELGYPEYNPIFIKKLITIALDRKNREKEMASVLLSSLSMELFSTEDIVKGFIMLLESAEDTALDILDASDELGLFLARAVIDDVLAPLNLDEISSKLPPNCSGAETLNMARSLASARHAGERLLRCWGGGTGWAVEDAKDKITKLLEEYESGGDVGEACNCIRELGMSFFNHEVVKKALVMAMEKKNERTLSLLQECFGEGIITINQMTKGFSRVRDGLDDLALDIPDAREKFLSYVERAKKSGWLLPSFGIAAVA